The following proteins are co-located in the Streptomyces sp. DT2A-34 genome:
- a CDS encoding 5-dehydro-4-deoxyglucarate dehydratase, whose translation MTPAPLAARLSIPGGPLFFPVTAYGPDGSVDLDTYRTHVRRGVEAGAAAVFACCGTGEFHALTPEEFEACVRAAVEEAAGRVPVVAGAGYGTALAVRYARLAEAAGADGLLAMPPYLVVAGQEGLLRHYKEIAAATALPVIVYQRDNALFTPDTVVELARTDGIIGLKDGLGDLDLMQRIVSAVRTEVPGDFLYFNGLPTAEQTQLAYRAIGVPLYSSAVFCFAPEIALAFYRALEAGDDTTVNRLLDGFYRPFVELRAQGRGYAVALVKAGVRLRGPAVGEVRPPLHEPSEDHVKQLAEVIERGYALLEKEPEDTK comes from the coding sequence GTGACGCCAGCCCCCCTCGCCGCACGCCTCAGCATCCCCGGCGGGCCGCTGTTCTTCCCCGTCACCGCCTACGGCCCCGATGGCTCGGTCGACCTCGACACCTACCGCACCCACGTGCGCCGAGGAGTCGAGGCAGGGGCCGCCGCCGTGTTCGCGTGCTGCGGCACCGGGGAGTTCCACGCGCTCACGCCCGAGGAGTTCGAGGCGTGCGTGCGGGCGGCCGTCGAGGAGGCGGCGGGACGTGTGCCGGTCGTCGCGGGCGCCGGGTACGGCACCGCCCTCGCCGTGCGGTACGCGCGGCTCGCCGAGGCGGCCGGAGCGGACGGGCTGCTCGCCATGCCGCCGTATCTCGTCGTCGCCGGGCAGGAGGGGCTGCTGCGGCACTACAAGGAGATCGCCGCGGCGACCGCGCTCCCCGTCATCGTCTACCAGCGCGACAACGCCCTGTTCACCCCGGACACCGTCGTCGAACTGGCCCGCACGGACGGGATCATCGGGCTCAAGGACGGCCTCGGCGACCTGGACCTGATGCAGCGGATCGTCAGCGCCGTACGCACCGAGGTCCCCGGCGACTTCCTCTACTTCAACGGCCTGCCCACCGCCGAACAGACCCAGCTCGCCTACCGGGCCATCGGCGTCCCGCTCTACTCCTCCGCCGTGTTCTGCTTCGCCCCCGAGATCGCCCTCGCCTTCTACCGGGCGCTGGAGGCCGGTGACGACACGACGGTGAACCGCCTCCTGGACGGCTTCTACCGCCCGTTCGTCGAGCTGCGCGCCCAGGGCCGCGGATACGCCGTCGCCCTCGTCAAGGCCGGCGTACGGCTGCGCGGGCCGGCCGTGGGGGAGGTCCGGCCTCCGCTGCACGAGCCGAGCGAGGATCATGTCAAGCAGCTCGCCGAGGTGATCGAGCGCGGATACGCGCTGCTGGAGAAGGAGCCGGAGGACACCAAGTGA
- a CDS encoding NAD(P)-dependent oxidoreductase → MPAPRTVLLTGAAGGLGTLMRGLLPAYGYELRLLDLRPVEGEPDAIVADLADKEAVREAVRGVDAIIHLAGISLEAPFEKILKANIEGTYHLYEAAREEGVGRIVFASSNHAVGFTPRPQGDDPLIPIDTPRRPDTFYGLSKCFGEDLAQFYWDKYGLETVSVRIGSCFPEPTSVRMLSVWMSPADGARLFHAALTAENVEHTVVHGSSANTRLWWDLSTARALGYEPQDDSEPYAEKLIAEQGDLEPDNIAHAYLGGHFVSDPPIWPY, encoded by the coding sequence ATGCCCGCACCCCGCACCGTTCTGCTCACCGGCGCCGCCGGCGGCCTCGGCACCCTGATGCGGGGCCTGCTCCCGGCGTACGGCTACGAGCTGCGGCTGCTCGATCTGCGCCCCGTCGAGGGCGAGCCGGACGCGATCGTCGCCGATCTCGCCGACAAGGAGGCGGTGCGCGAGGCCGTCCGGGGCGTCGACGCGATCATCCATCTCGCGGGCATCTCCCTGGAAGCCCCCTTCGAGAAGATCCTCAAGGCGAACATCGAGGGCACCTACCACCTGTACGAGGCCGCCCGCGAGGAGGGCGTGGGGCGCATCGTCTTCGCCTCCTCCAACCACGCCGTCGGCTTCACGCCCCGCCCCCAGGGCGACGATCCCCTCATCCCGATCGACACCCCGCGCCGCCCGGACACCTTCTACGGCCTGTCCAAGTGCTTCGGTGAGGATCTCGCGCAGTTCTACTGGGACAAGTACGGCCTGGAGACGGTGTCCGTCCGCATCGGCTCCTGCTTCCCCGAGCCGACCAGCGTCCGCATGCTCTCGGTGTGGATGAGTCCCGCCGACGGCGCCCGCCTCTTCCACGCGGCCCTGACCGCCGAGAACGTCGAGCACACCGTCGTCCACGGCTCCTCCGCGAACACCCGCCTGTGGTGGGACCTCAGCACCGCCCGCGCCCTCGGCTACGAGCCGCAGGACGACTCCGAGCCGTACGCCGAGAAGCTCATCGCCGAGCAGGGCGACCTCGAACCGGACAACATCGCGCACGCCTACCTGGGCGGCCACTTCGTGAGCGACCCGCCGATCTGGCCGTACTGA